The Megalops cyprinoides isolate fMegCyp1 chromosome 22, fMegCyp1.pri, whole genome shotgun sequence genome contains a region encoding:
- the asb5b gene encoding ankyrin repeat and SOCS box protein 5b isoform X3 codes for MSDKLDFSWLDVPWGDGDLGSWADRSPLHEAAAQGRLLALRTLLSQGYSANILTIDHVTPLHEACLGDHVACARALIKAGANVNATTIDGVTPLFNACSSGSVTCTEVLLEHGAKPQSEVCQPSPIHEASSKGKSGCVEALISWGADVDYDIPHLGTPLYIACMSQQLQCTRTLLDGGANVQKGRFLETPLHAAAQKNCTEILKVLLEFGANINSKNLELKRPVETAPPSSLAEGLLLLFEAMPRSLCQLCRLSIRECLGRSRLHLIPQLHLPTPLKRFLQYR; via the exons ATGTCTGACAAGCTCGATTTCAGCTGGCTTGATGTGCCGTGGGGAGACGGCGACCTCG GGTCATGGGCAGACCGGTCGCCGCTGCACGAGGCCGCAGCACAAGGTCGCCTCCTGGCCCTCAGGACTCTGCTCTCGCAG GGCTACAGTGCGAACATTCTCACCATTGATCATGTGACCCCGCTGCATGAGGCTTGCCTGGGAGACCATGTGGCCTGTGCCAGGGCCCTCATAAAGGCTGGAGCCAAT GTAAACGCCACCACCATCGATGGGGTGACGCCGCTTTTTAACGCCTGCTCCTCGGGCAGTGTGACGTGTACAGAGGTCCTGCTGGAACACGGAGCCAAACCCCAGTCTGAAGTGTGCCAGCCCTCCCCCATTCACGAAGCCTCCAGTAAAG gCAAGAGCGGGTGTGTGGAAGCCTTGATCTCCTGGGGGGCGGATGTGGACTATGACATTCCTCATCTGGGGACCCCCCTGTACATCGCCTGCATGTcgcagcagctgcagtgcacACGCACGCTGCTGGACGGAG GAGCAAATGTACAGAAAGGACGGTTCCTGGAAACGCCGTTACATGCTGCGGCTCAGAAGAACTGCACAGAGATCTTGAAGGTCCTGCTGGAGTTTGGAGCCAACATTAACTCCAAGAACCTGGAGCTGAAGCGCCCGGTAGAGACAGCGCCCCCTAGCAGTCTGGCAGAGGGACTGCTCCTGCTGTTCGAAG CCATGCCCCGCTCCCTGTGTCAGCTGTGCCGCCTGAGCATCAGGGAGTGCTTGGGCCGCTCCAGACTGCACCTCATTCCTCAGCTCCACCTGCCAACCCCGCTCAAGAGGTTCCTCCAGTACAGATAG
- the asb5b gene encoding ankyrin repeat and SOCS box protein 5b isoform X2 encodes MPEVPSIESDYREQTPRKRTLENSEGFPAKKKACWGILTSQGSWADRSPLHEAAAQGRLLALRTLLSQGYSANILTIDHVTPLHEACLGDHVACARALIKAGANVNATTIDGVTPLFNACSSGSVTCTEVLLEHGAKPQSEVCQPSPIHEASSKGKSGCVEALISWGADVDYDIPHLGTPLYIACMSQQLQCTRTLLDGGANVQKGRFLETPLHAAAQKNCTEILKVLLEFGANINSKNLELKRPVETAPPSSLAEGLLLLFEAMPRSLCQLCRLSIRECLGRSRLHLIPQLHLPTPLKRFLQYR; translated from the exons ATGCCCGAAGTTCCATCCATAGAGAGCGACTACAGGGAGCAAACGCCAAGGAAAAGGACGCTAGAAAACTCAGAAGGTTTCCCTGCGAAAAAGAAAGCCTGCTGGGGTATTTTAACTAGTCAAG GGTCATGGGCAGACCGGTCGCCGCTGCACGAGGCCGCAGCACAAGGTCGCCTCCTGGCCCTCAGGACTCTGCTCTCGCAG GGCTACAGTGCGAACATTCTCACCATTGATCATGTGACCCCGCTGCATGAGGCTTGCCTGGGAGACCATGTGGCCTGTGCCAGGGCCCTCATAAAGGCTGGAGCCAAT GTAAACGCCACCACCATCGATGGGGTGACGCCGCTTTTTAACGCCTGCTCCTCGGGCAGTGTGACGTGTACAGAGGTCCTGCTGGAACACGGAGCCAAACCCCAGTCTGAAGTGTGCCAGCCCTCCCCCATTCACGAAGCCTCCAGTAAAG gCAAGAGCGGGTGTGTGGAAGCCTTGATCTCCTGGGGGGCGGATGTGGACTATGACATTCCTCATCTGGGGACCCCCCTGTACATCGCCTGCATGTcgcagcagctgcagtgcacACGCACGCTGCTGGACGGAG GAGCAAATGTACAGAAAGGACGGTTCCTGGAAACGCCGTTACATGCTGCGGCTCAGAAGAACTGCACAGAGATCTTGAAGGTCCTGCTGGAGTTTGGAGCCAACATTAACTCCAAGAACCTGGAGCTGAAGCGCCCGGTAGAGACAGCGCCCCCTAGCAGTCTGGCAGAGGGACTGCTCCTGCTGTTCGAAG CCATGCCCCGCTCCCTGTGTCAGCTGTGCCGCCTGAGCATCAGGGAGTGCTTGGGCCGCTCCAGACTGCACCTCATTCCTCAGCTCCACCTGCCAACCCCGCTCAAGAGGTTCCTCCAGTACAGATAG
- the asb5b gene encoding ankyrin repeat and SOCS box protein 5b isoform X1, with translation MTEILESKPFGSQYTNVYLSIFALFCFKLFIKISLNILTHFYVVKGNRKEAARIAAEFYDFGQGHRSWADRSPLHEAAAQGRLLALRTLLSQGYSANILTIDHVTPLHEACLGDHVACARALIKAGANVNATTIDGVTPLFNACSSGSVTCTEVLLEHGAKPQSEVCQPSPIHEASSKGKSGCVEALISWGADVDYDIPHLGTPLYIACMSQQLQCTRTLLDGGANVQKGRFLETPLHAAAQKNCTEILKVLLEFGANINSKNLELKRPVETAPPSSLAEGLLLLFEAMPRSLCQLCRLSIRECLGRSRLHLIPQLHLPTPLKRFLQYR, from the exons ATGACGGAGATTCTGGAGAGCAAGCCGTTCGGCTCGCAGTACACCAACGTTTATCTGAGCATATTCGCGCTCTTCTGCTTCAAGCTCTTCATCAAGATAAGCCTCAATATCCTCACCCACTTTTACGTCGTCAAAGGCAACCGCAAGGAGGCTGCCCGGATCGCTGCAGAGTTTTACGATTTTGGTCAAGGGCACA GGTCATGGGCAGACCGGTCGCCGCTGCACGAGGCCGCAGCACAAGGTCGCCTCCTGGCCCTCAGGACTCTGCTCTCGCAG GGCTACAGTGCGAACATTCTCACCATTGATCATGTGACCCCGCTGCATGAGGCTTGCCTGGGAGACCATGTGGCCTGTGCCAGGGCCCTCATAAAGGCTGGAGCCAAT GTAAACGCCACCACCATCGATGGGGTGACGCCGCTTTTTAACGCCTGCTCCTCGGGCAGTGTGACGTGTACAGAGGTCCTGCTGGAACACGGAGCCAAACCCCAGTCTGAAGTGTGCCAGCCCTCCCCCATTCACGAAGCCTCCAGTAAAG gCAAGAGCGGGTGTGTGGAAGCCTTGATCTCCTGGGGGGCGGATGTGGACTATGACATTCCTCATCTGGGGACCCCCCTGTACATCGCCTGCATGTcgcagcagctgcagtgcacACGCACGCTGCTGGACGGAG GAGCAAATGTACAGAAAGGACGGTTCCTGGAAACGCCGTTACATGCTGCGGCTCAGAAGAACTGCACAGAGATCTTGAAGGTCCTGCTGGAGTTTGGAGCCAACATTAACTCCAAGAACCTGGAGCTGAAGCGCCCGGTAGAGACAGCGCCCCCTAGCAGTCTGGCAGAGGGACTGCTCCTGCTGTTCGAAG CCATGCCCCGCTCCCTGTGTCAGCTGTGCCGCCTGAGCATCAGGGAGTGCTTGGGCCGCTCCAGACTGCACCTCATTCCTCAGCTCCACCTGCCAACCCCGCTCAAGAGGTTCCTCCAGTACAGATAG